A single window of Alphaproteobacteria bacterium DNA harbors:
- the modB gene encoding molybdate ABC transporter permease subunit yields MTDWFILSAEERTAVLLSLKVALWATGASLPFGIAAAYALARGRFWGREVLDGLVHLPLILPPVVTGYALLLLFGRAGPLGGFLAEHFGIVFAFRWTGAALACAIMGFPLMVRAIRLSLEAVDRRLEEAAGTLGAPPLWVFLTVTLPLIAPGIAAGMILSFARAMGEFGATITFVSNIPGETQTLPSAIYTFTQVPGGDAQALRLTLIAVALSLAALLVSNALSRRIARGIGQTA; encoded by the coding sequence ATGACCGACTGGTTCATCCTTTCGGCCGAAGAGCGGACGGCCGTCCTGCTCTCGCTCAAGGTCGCGCTCTGGGCCACGGGGGCGAGCCTGCCATTCGGCATCGCCGCCGCCTATGCCCTGGCGCGCGGCCGGTTCTGGGGCCGGGAGGTGCTGGACGGGCTGGTCCATCTGCCCCTGATCCTGCCGCCGGTCGTCACCGGCTATGCGCTGCTGCTGCTGTTCGGGCGCGCCGGGCCGCTCGGCGGCTTCCTGGCCGAGCATTTCGGCATCGTCTTCGCCTTCCGCTGGACCGGCGCGGCGCTCGCCTGCGCCATCATGGGCTTTCCCTTGATGGTCCGGGCCATCCGCCTGTCGCTGGAGGCGGTCGACCGGCGCCTGGAGGAGGCCGCGGGCACGCTGGGCGCGCCGCCGCTCTGGGTGTTCCTGACCGTGACCCTGCCGCTGATCGCCCCCGGCATCGCCGCCGGCATGATCCTCAGCTTCGCCCGCGCCATGGGCGAGTTCGGCGCCACCATCACCTTCGTCTCCAACATTCCGGGCGAGACCCAGACCCTGCCGAGCGCGATCTACACCTTCACCCAGGTTCCGGGCGGCGACGCCCAGGCGCTGCGCCTCACCCTGATCGCGGTGGCGCTGTCGCTCGCGGCGCTGCTGGTCTCCAACGCCCTCTCGCGCCGCATCGCCCGCGGCATCGGCCAGACCGCATGA
- the modA gene encoding molybdate ABC transporter substrate-binding protein — MSLSRPMLRRTVLSLCAGVIAATVMATPLRSARAAAEPSTVTVFAAASLKTALDAAAAAWSKRTGHATRIAYAGSSSLARQIESGAPADLFLSANTRWMDYLEDRRLLDTASRRDLFGNQLVLIAPKASEARATLSSASTLMEALGDGHLAVANTLAVPAGLYAKQALTKLGLWEQVELHLAQAQDVRAALALVARGEAPLGIVYATDANAEPRVQVIDAFPADSHDPIVYPGAVLSAAANAAAAAELLAFLSSGEGGQYFLDQGFTFVR, encoded by the coding sequence ATGTCCCTTTCCAGACCGATGTTGCGCCGCACTGTCCTCTCCCTCTGTGCCGGCGTCATCGCAGCGACGGTCATGGCGACCCCGTTGCGGTCGGCACGCGCCGCCGCGGAGCCGTCCACGGTCACCGTCTTTGCCGCCGCCAGCCTGAAAACCGCGCTGGATGCCGCCGCGGCCGCCTGGAGCAAGCGCACCGGCCATGCGACCCGCATCGCCTATGCCGGCAGTTCATCCCTCGCCCGGCAGATCGAGAGCGGCGCGCCGGCCGACCTGTTCCTGTCCGCCAACACCCGCTGGATGGATTATCTGGAGGACCGGCGTCTGCTGGATACCGCCTCGCGCCGGGATTTGTTCGGCAACCAGCTCGTGCTGATCGCGCCGAAGGCGAGCGAGGCCCGTGCGACCCTCTCCTCGGCCAGCACGTTGATGGAGGCGCTCGGCGACGGCCATCTGGCCGTGGCGAACACGCTGGCGGTGCCGGCCGGCCTCTATGCCAAACAGGCCCTGACCAAGCTCGGGCTCTGGGAGCAGGTGGAACTGCACCTGGCCCAGGCTCAGGACGTGCGCGCCGCCCTCGCCCTTGTGGCCCGGGGCGAGGCGCCGCTCGGCATCGTCTACGCCACCGACGCCAACGCGGAGCCGCGGGTGCAGGTGATCGACGCCTTCCCGGCCGACAGCCACGACCCCATCGTCTATCCCGGCGCCGTGCTGAGCGCCGCCGCGAACGCCGCCGCTGCCGCGGAGTTGCTGGCCTTTCTCAGTTCCGGGGAAGGCGGGCAGTATTTCCTGGACCAGGGCTTCACCTTCGTGCGCTAG
- a CDS encoding NIPSNAP family protein, with protein MIINHRTYTITPRKMKPYLELVESLALPIMLRHGFELAGYYVVKHGPLNQVVHLWKYDSLADLEAKRASRDADPAWADYLARTEGMVQHQEDRIMAPAAFSPDAD; from the coding sequence ATGATCATCAACCACCGCACCTACACCATCACGCCGCGCAAGATGAAACCCTATCTGGAGCTGGTGGAGAGCCTGGCGCTGCCGATCATGTTGCGGCACGGGTTCGAACTGGCGGGCTATTACGTGGTCAAGCACGGTCCGTTGAATCAGGTGGTCCACCTCTGGAAGTACGACAGTCTGGCCGATCTGGAGGCGAAGCGCGCCTCGCGCGATGCCGATCCGGCCTGGGCCGATTATCTGGCCCGGACCGAGGGGATGGTGCAGCACCAGGAAGACCGAATTATGGCGCCGGCGGCGTTCTCGCCGGACGCGGACTAG
- a CDS encoding winged helix-turn-helix domain-containing protein, with protein MAERTSGGEPKVRIRVVFGEIGMLGPGKADLLDFIHETGSIAAAGRRMKMSYKRAWTLVETMNAMFREPVVISSRGGEQGGGARLTPTGQAVLAAYRRLEGEARTAGATEIAALQALTRDIPKQP; from the coding sequence ATGGCAGAGAGAACGAGCGGCGGCGAACCCAAAGTGCGGATCCGCGTGGTCTTCGGCGAGATCGGCATGCTGGGGCCCGGCAAGGCCGATCTGCTGGACTTCATCCACGAGACCGGCTCGATCGCTGCCGCGGGCCGGCGCATGAAGATGAGTTACAAGCGCGCCTGGACCCTGGTCGAGACCATGAACGCCATGTTCCGGGAGCCCGTGGTGATCAGCAGCCGCGGCGGCGAACAGGGCGGTGGCGCCCGGCTGACCCCCACCGGCCAGGCCGTGCTTGCCGCCTACCGCCGGCTGGAGGGCGAAGCCCGCACGGCGGGTGCGACGGAGATCGCCGCCTTGCAGGCCCTGACCCGCGATATTCCCAAACAACCATAA